Proteins co-encoded in one Burkholderia ambifaria AMMD genomic window:
- a CDS encoding carbohydrate ABC transporter permease produces MSDLTLEGRRAPAAFDLVRRALPGALAWLIALLLFFPIFWMAITAFKTEQQAYASTLFFVPTFDSFREVFARSNYFGFAWNSVLISAGVTAISLLLAVPAAYAMAFFPNRRTQKVLLWMLSTKMMPSVGVLVPIYLLWKNAGLLDTVSGLVIVYTLINLPIAVWMTFTYFNEIPKDILEAGRIDGASTWQEIVYLLMPMALPGLASTALLLVILSWNEAFWSINLSSSNAAPLTVFIASYSSPEGLFWAKLSAASLLAVAPILIVGWLSQKQLVRGLTFGAVK; encoded by the coding sequence ATGAGCGACCTGACTCTGGAAGGCCGGCGCGCGCCGGCCGCATTCGACCTCGTGCGGCGTGCGCTGCCCGGCGCGCTGGCGTGGCTGATCGCGCTGCTGCTGTTCTTCCCGATCTTCTGGATGGCGATCACCGCGTTCAAGACCGAGCAGCAGGCCTACGCGTCGACGCTGTTCTTCGTGCCGACGTTCGACAGCTTCCGCGAGGTGTTCGCGCGCAGCAACTACTTCGGCTTCGCGTGGAACTCGGTGCTGATCTCGGCGGGCGTCACGGCGATCTCGCTGCTGCTCGCGGTGCCGGCGGCCTACGCGATGGCGTTCTTCCCGAACCGCCGCACGCAGAAGGTGCTGCTGTGGATGCTGTCGACCAAGATGATGCCGTCGGTCGGCGTGCTCGTGCCGATCTACCTGCTGTGGAAGAACGCCGGGCTGCTCGATACCGTGTCGGGCCTCGTGATCGTGTACACGCTGATCAACCTGCCGATCGCGGTATGGATGACCTTCACGTACTTCAACGAGATTCCGAAGGACATCCTCGAAGCGGGGCGCATCGACGGCGCGTCGACGTGGCAGGAGATCGTCTACCTGCTGATGCCGATGGCGCTGCCGGGCCTCGCGTCCACCGCGCTGCTGCTCGTGATCCTGTCGTGGAACGAGGCGTTCTGGAGCATCAACCTGTCGAGCTCGAACGCCGCGCCGCTCACCGTGTTCATCGCGTCGTACTCGAGCCCCGAGGGCTTGTTCTGGGCGAAGCTGTCCGCGGCTTCCCTGCTCGCGGTCGCGCCGATCCTGATCGTCGGCTGGCTGTCGCAGAAGCAGCTCGTGCGCGGGCTCACGTTCGGGGCGGTCAAATGA
- a CDS encoding D-tagatose-bisphosphate aldolase, class II, non-catalytic subunit: MSGLTSTAERPRHAHADTVLRMIFDANRADAQRGIYSICSAHRLVLEAACEAARADGSPLLIEATCNQVNHLGGYTGMTPADFRRDVDAIAQRCGLAPSALVLGGDHLGPNPWRHRRAADAMREAAAMVAAYVEAGFEKIHLDASMACADDPPRLDDRTIAARAAELCRAAEDAAARAGVAPVYVIGTEVPTPGGEVAGDADGDGDAIARIAVTRSDSIAATLDAHRSAFAAAGLDDAWSRVVAIVAQPGVDFDDRHVLDYDSAKAASLGASILRTPRLVFEAHSTDYQTEDALAALVRDHFAVLKVGPALTFALREALFALTFIEDALIGDVAQRSRLRDVVDAAMRAQPEHWAPYYRGDETEQRLARQFSYSDRIRYYWLQPAVAAAVEQLFDNLARQPVPETLVAQWLPDVYAACRAGGLAKEPRAWVRHRIREVIAHYARACGMQRPA, encoded by the coding sequence ATGTCCGGCCTGACCTCCACCGCCGAACGCCCGCGCCACGCGCACGCCGACACCGTGCTGCGGATGATCTTCGACGCGAATCGCGCGGATGCGCAGCGCGGCATCTATTCGATCTGCAGCGCGCACCGGCTCGTGCTGGAGGCCGCTTGCGAAGCAGCCCGCGCGGACGGGTCGCCGCTGCTGATCGAGGCGACCTGCAACCAGGTGAACCATCTCGGCGGCTATACGGGCATGACGCCGGCCGATTTCCGGCGCGACGTCGATGCGATCGCGCAGCGCTGCGGGCTTGCGCCATCGGCGCTCGTGCTCGGCGGCGACCACCTCGGCCCGAACCCGTGGCGGCACCGCCGCGCGGCCGACGCGATGCGCGAAGCGGCCGCGATGGTCGCCGCGTATGTCGAAGCCGGGTTCGAGAAGATCCACCTCGATGCGAGCATGGCGTGCGCGGACGATCCGCCGCGGCTCGACGACCGGACGATCGCCGCGCGCGCGGCCGAGCTGTGCCGCGCGGCCGAAGATGCAGCGGCGCGCGCCGGCGTCGCGCCCGTCTACGTGATCGGCACCGAAGTGCCGACGCCGGGCGGCGAAGTGGCCGGCGATGCGGATGGCGATGGCGATGCGATCGCGCGGATCGCGGTCACCCGCAGCGACAGCATCGCCGCGACGCTCGATGCGCACCGCAGCGCATTCGCCGCAGCCGGGCTCGATGATGCGTGGTCTCGCGTGGTCGCGATCGTCGCGCAGCCGGGCGTCGACTTCGACGATCGCCACGTGCTCGACTACGACAGCGCGAAGGCCGCGTCGCTCGGCGCGAGCATCCTGCGCACGCCGCGCCTCGTGTTCGAAGCGCATTCGACCGACTACCAGACCGAAGACGCGCTCGCCGCGCTCGTGCGCGACCACTTCGCGGTGCTGAAGGTCGGCCCCGCGCTGACCTTCGCGCTGCGCGAGGCGCTGTTCGCGCTCACCTTCATCGAGGACGCGCTGATCGGCGACGTCGCGCAGCGCTCGCGCCTGCGCGACGTGGTCGACGCCGCGATGCGCGCGCAGCCCGAGCACTGGGCGCCGTACTACCGCGGCGACGAAACCGAGCAGCGGCTCGCGCGCCAGTTCAGCTACAGCGACCGGATCCGCTACTACTGGCTGCAGCCGGCCGTCGCGGCGGCGGTCGAGCAGCTGTTCGACAATCTCGCGCGGCAGCCGGTGCCGGAGACGCTCGTCGCGCAGTGGCTGCCTGACGTGTACGCGGCGTGCCGCGCGGGCGGCCTCGCGAAGGAACCGCGCGCGTGGGTGCGCCACCGGATCCGCGAGGTGATCGCGCACTATGCGCGCGCGTGCGGCATGCAGCGGCCGGCGTGA
- a CDS encoding LysR family transcriptional regulator: MENLGGFVVFVQVAETRSFVAAGRALGLSASAIGKRIARLEARLNVRLFHRSTRSITLTAEGTRFLERCRRVIAEIDAAEQELTHSAEAPRGRLRVSLPTIGTLLLPLLADFMAAYPEIELDIDFSDRLVDVVEEGFDAVLRTGQPTDSRLSSRLLGHFGQHLVASPDYLERHGTPRTPTDLARHRCLHYRFPSSGKLEIWPLRASRSGTPPAVPVSMVSNSAETRLCFARRGLGIACLPEFFVRDALDDGTLRAVLAEHIVSRTPFYVLWPSGRHPTPKLRAFVDHMAEHLRL, encoded by the coding sequence ATGGAAAATCTTGGCGGCTTCGTCGTGTTCGTCCAGGTCGCGGAAACGCGCAGTTTCGTCGCGGCCGGCCGCGCGCTCGGGCTGTCGGCGTCCGCGATCGGCAAGCGCATCGCGCGGCTCGAGGCCCGGCTGAACGTGCGGCTGTTTCACCGCAGCACGCGCAGCATCACGCTGACCGCGGAAGGCACGCGTTTCCTGGAGCGATGCCGGCGCGTGATCGCCGAGATCGACGCGGCCGAGCAGGAACTGACGCACAGCGCCGAAGCGCCGCGCGGGCGCCTGCGCGTGAGCCTGCCGACGATCGGCACGCTGCTGCTGCCGCTGCTCGCCGATTTCATGGCAGCGTATCCGGAGATCGAACTCGACATCGATTTCAGCGACCGCCTGGTCGACGTCGTCGAAGAAGGCTTCGACGCGGTGCTGCGCACCGGCCAGCCGACGGATTCGCGGCTGTCATCGCGGCTGCTCGGCCATTTTGGCCAGCACCTCGTCGCGTCGCCCGACTATCTCGAACGGCACGGCACGCCGCGCACGCCGACCGATCTCGCACGGCACCGCTGCCTGCACTACCGCTTCCCGAGCAGCGGCAAGCTCGAGATCTGGCCGCTGCGCGCGTCGCGCTCGGGCACGCCACCGGCGGTGCCGGTCTCGATGGTCAGTAACAGCGCGGAGACGCGTCTGTGCTTCGCGCGGCGCGGGCTCGGCATCGCGTGCCTGCCCGAATTCTTCGTGCGTGACGCGCTCGACGACGGCACGCTGCGTGCGGTACTCGCCGAACACATCGTGAGCCGCACGCCGTTCTACGTGCTGTGGCCATCAGGCCGCCATCCGACGCCGAAGCTGCGTGCATTCGTCGACCACATGGCCGAGCACTTGCGCCTGTAA
- a CDS encoding HAD family hydrolase, with product MTAAGKGVVGHGVNVLICDCDGVLIDSEAVAADVIVRELDARWPGVDARPAVMPLLGLRIERVLAGASEAVGRTLSADDVDAIRRAVEAAAVNAPVVDGIEAALAAISLPTACASNSYRAYVETALARTGLARFFGDRLFCADAVARPKPAPDVYLAAARALGAVPAQCLVVEDSVTGITAAAAAGMTVLGFVGGGHASAAQIDALRGIGARHVFDDMHELPGYVARWQATGAVLPG from the coding sequence ATGACGGCGGCCGGCAAAGGCGTGGTCGGCCACGGGGTGAACGTGCTGATCTGCGATTGCGACGGCGTGCTGATCGACAGCGAGGCCGTCGCCGCCGACGTGATCGTGCGCGAGCTCGACGCGCGCTGGCCGGGCGTGGACGCGCGGCCGGCCGTGATGCCGCTGCTGGGGCTGCGCATCGAGCGCGTGCTGGCGGGCGCGAGCGAGGCCGTCGGCCGCACGCTGTCGGCCGACGACGTCGATGCAATCCGCCGCGCGGTCGAGGCGGCGGCCGTCAACGCGCCGGTGGTCGACGGGATCGAGGCGGCACTTGCGGCGATCAGCCTGCCGACGGCGTGCGCGAGCAACAGTTACCGCGCGTATGTCGAGACGGCGCTCGCGCGCACCGGCCTCGCGCGCTTCTTCGGCGACCGGCTGTTCTGCGCGGACGCCGTCGCGCGGCCGAAGCCCGCGCCCGACGTGTATCTCGCGGCCGCGCGCGCGCTCGGCGCGGTGCCCGCGCAATGCCTCGTCGTCGAGGACAGCGTGACGGGCATCACCGCGGCCGCCGCGGCCGGCATGACCGTGCTCGGCTTCGTCGGCGGCGGGCATGCGTCGGCCGCGCAGATCGACGCGCTGCGAGGGATCGGCGCGCGTCACGTATTCGACGACATGCACGAGCTGCCCGGCTACGTCGCGCGCTGGCAGGCGACGGGCGCGGTGCTGCCGGGCTAG
- a CDS encoding ABC transporter ATP-binding protein, translating into MASVLLRNIAKRYDDTEVLRNVNLDIADGEFVVFVGPSGCGKSTLMRMIAGLEDISSGELLIDGAKVNDVPSAKRGIAMVFQSYALYPHMTLYDNMAFGLKLAGAKKPEIDQAVKQAAKILHIDHLLERKPKQLSGGQRQRVAIGRAITRKPKVFLFDEPLSNLDAALRVKMRLEFARLHDELKTTMIYVTHDQVEAMTLADKIVVLSGGAVQQVGTPNTLYHAPANRFVAGFIGSPKMNFLKGTVESADATGVLVRFDSGETQRVAVDAAGLQAGAAVTVGVRPEHLLVGAAGTGVAARTMAVESLGDAAYLYAESAVAPDGLIARIPPLDTYRTGEALHVHAQPEHCHLFDEQGQAFRRLSAHAKAA; encoded by the coding sequence ATGGCAAGCGTGCTCCTGCGCAACATCGCGAAGCGCTACGACGACACCGAAGTGCTGCGCAACGTGAACCTCGACATCGCCGACGGCGAATTCGTCGTGTTCGTCGGCCCGAGCGGCTGCGGCAAATCCACGCTGATGCGGATGATCGCCGGGCTCGAGGACATCTCGAGCGGCGAGCTGCTGATCGACGGCGCGAAGGTCAACGACGTGCCGAGCGCGAAGCGCGGCATCGCGATGGTGTTCCAGTCGTATGCGCTGTATCCGCACATGACGCTGTACGACAACATGGCGTTCGGCCTGAAGCTCGCCGGCGCGAAGAAGCCCGAGATCGACCAGGCGGTGAAGCAGGCCGCGAAGATCCTGCACATCGATCACCTGCTCGAGCGCAAGCCGAAGCAACTGTCGGGCGGCCAGCGGCAGCGCGTCGCGATCGGCCGCGCAATCACGCGCAAGCCGAAGGTGTTCCTGTTCGACGAGCCGTTGTCGAACCTCGACGCGGCGCTGCGCGTGAAGATGCGGCTGGAATTCGCGCGGCTGCACGACGAGCTGAAGACGACGATGATCTACGTGACGCACGATCAGGTCGAGGCGATGACGCTCGCCGACAAGATCGTCGTGCTGTCCGGCGGCGCGGTGCAGCAGGTCGGCACGCCGAACACGCTGTATCACGCGCCGGCGAACCGGTTCGTCGCGGGCTTCATCGGCTCGCCGAAGATGAACTTCCTGAAGGGCACGGTCGAGTCGGCCGATGCGACCGGCGTGCTGGTGCGCTTCGACAGCGGCGAGACGCAGCGCGTGGCGGTCGATGCGGCGGGGCTGCAGGCCGGCGCGGCCGTGACCGTCGGCGTGCGGCCCGAGCATCTGCTGGTGGGCGCGGCGGGCACCGGTGTCGCCGCGCGGACGATGGCCGTCGAATCGCTCGGCGATGCCGCGTACCTGTATGCGGAGTCGGCGGTCGCGCCGGATGGATTGATCGCGCGGATTCCGCCGCTCGACACGTACCGCACCGGCGAGGCGCTGCACGTGCATGCGCAGCCCGAGCATTGCCACCTGTTCGACGAGCAGGGGCAGGCGTTCCGGCGGCTGAGCGCGCACGCGAAGGCGGCGTAA
- a CDS encoding sugar kinase, with protein sequence MAEIVVAGELLAEFVAAERGQGFDTPGLFAGPFPSGAPAIFADQAARLGARVAYAGCVGRDAFGDAIVARLERDGVDVARIRRVARPTGTAFVAYRDDGSRSFVFSLSTSAAACVDASDVDTAIFDGCRYFHVMGSSLTSESAIAAVQRGVIEAARVGAKVSFDPNVRPEMLSFRPMRAALDAMLAACHLFLPSEADLPFFCGPQPAERAIAGLLATHPLLERVVLKRGAAGSTAFDRASRIDAPAWPVDELDPTGAGDCFGGTLVASLVAGLPIDVALRRANAAGAIAVTRRGPMEGNSSAAEIDGFLTERGVACPA encoded by the coding sequence ATGGCCGAGATCGTGGTCGCCGGCGAACTGCTGGCCGAATTCGTCGCCGCCGAGCGCGGCCAGGGTTTCGACACGCCGGGCCTGTTCGCGGGCCCGTTTCCGAGCGGCGCGCCGGCGATCTTCGCCGACCAGGCCGCGCGGCTCGGCGCGCGGGTCGCGTATGCGGGCTGCGTCGGCCGCGATGCATTCGGCGACGCGATCGTCGCGCGGCTCGAGCGCGACGGCGTCGACGTCGCGCGCATCCGCCGCGTCGCCCGCCCGACCGGCACCGCGTTCGTCGCGTATCGCGACGACGGCTCGCGCAGCTTCGTCTTCAGCCTGTCCACCAGCGCGGCCGCGTGCGTCGACGCATCCGACGTCGACACCGCGATATTCGACGGCTGCCGCTACTTTCACGTGATGGGCTCGTCGCTGACGAGCGAATCGGCGATCGCGGCGGTGCAGCGCGGCGTGATCGAAGCGGCGCGCGTCGGCGCGAAGGTGTCGTTCGACCCGAACGTTCGGCCGGAGATGCTGAGCTTCCGGCCGATGCGCGCGGCACTCGACGCGATGCTCGCCGCGTGTCACCTGTTCCTGCCGAGCGAGGCCGACCTGCCGTTCTTCTGCGGGCCGCAGCCGGCCGAGCGTGCGATCGCGGGGCTGCTCGCGACGCATCCGCTGCTCGAGCGCGTCGTGCTCAAGCGCGGCGCGGCCGGCAGCACTGCATTCGATCGTGCGAGCCGCATCGACGCGCCGGCCTGGCCGGTCGACGAACTCGATCCGACCGGCGCCGGCGACTGCTTCGGCGGCACGCTGGTCGCGAGCCTCGTCGCGGGCCTGCCGATCGACGTCGCGCTGCGCCGCGCGAATGCGGCCGGTGCGATCGCCGTCACGCGGCGCGGTCCGATGGAGGGCAACAGCAGCGCGGCCGAGATCGATGGCTTCCTGACCGAACGAGGTGTCGCATGTCCGGCCTGA
- a CDS encoding carbohydrate ABC transporter permease, with the protein MRHLRLPLSHAPSVGDASSPPGAPRRARGGPSWLVSPSVAVLLLWMSIPLAMTIWYSFSRYNLLNPDVKGFAGLDNYRFLATDPSFLPAIWHTLVLIGAVLAITVVGGVLMAVLFDRKFYGQGIARLLAIAPFFVMPTVAALIWKNMILHPVYGLVANAMRALGMTPVDWFADYPLTAVIMIVAWQWLPFAFLILFTAIQSLDQEQKEAARIDGAGPIAMFFYITLPHLKRAIAVVVMMETIFLLSIFAEIYTTTGGGPGNATTNLSYLIYALGLQQFDVGLASAGGIIAVVVANVVSFFLVRMLARNLKGEYEK; encoded by the coding sequence ATGCGTCATTTGCGTCTTCCCCTGAGCCACGCGCCGTCGGTCGGCGATGCGTCGTCGCCGCCGGGCGCGCCGCGCCGCGCGCGCGGCGGCCCGAGCTGGCTCGTGTCGCCGTCCGTCGCCGTGCTGCTGCTGTGGATGTCGATTCCGCTCGCGATGACGATCTGGTATTCGTTCTCGCGCTACAACCTGCTGAATCCGGACGTGAAGGGCTTCGCCGGGCTCGACAACTACCGCTTCCTCGCGACCGATCCGTCGTTCCTGCCCGCGATCTGGCACACGCTCGTGCTGATCGGCGCGGTGCTTGCGATCACGGTGGTCGGCGGCGTGCTGATGGCCGTGCTGTTCGATCGCAAGTTCTACGGGCAGGGCATCGCGCGGCTGCTCGCGATCGCGCCGTTCTTCGTGATGCCGACGGTCGCCGCGCTGATCTGGAAGAACATGATCCTGCATCCGGTGTACGGGCTCGTCGCGAACGCGATGCGCGCGCTCGGGATGACGCCGGTCGACTGGTTCGCCGACTACCCGCTCACCGCCGTGATCATGATCGTCGCGTGGCAGTGGCTGCCGTTCGCGTTCCTGATCCTGTTCACCGCGATCCAGTCGCTCGACCAGGAGCAGAAGGAAGCCGCCCGCATCGACGGCGCGGGCCCGATCGCGATGTTCTTCTACATCACGCTGCCGCACCTGAAGCGCGCGATCGCCGTGGTCGTGATGATGGAGACGATCTTCCTGCTGTCGATCTTCGCGGAGATCTACACGACGACGGGCGGCGGCCCGGGCAATGCGACGACCAACCTGTCGTACCTGATCTACGCGCTCGGCCTGCAGCAGTTCGACGTCGGCCTCGCGTCCGCGGGCGGGATCATCGCCGTCGTGGTCGCGAACGTCGTGTCGTTCTTCCTGGTGCGGATGCTCGCGCGCAACCTGAAGGGGGAGTACGAGAAATGA
- a CDS encoding ABC transporter substrate-binding protein: protein MQRKMLDAAARCFAGAALATAACAASAGTLTIATLNNPDMIELKKLSPAFEKANPDIKLNWVILEENVLRQRATTDITTGSGQFDVMAIGTYETPQWGKRGWLAPMTGLPADYDLNDIVKTARDSLSYNGQLYALPFYVESSMTFYRKDLFAAKGLKMPDQPTYDQIAEFADKLTDKAKGTYGICLRGKAGWGENMAYVSTVVNTFGGRWFDENWNAQLTSPEWKKAIGFYVNLLKKDGPPGASSNGFNENLTLTASGKCAMWIDATVAAGMLYNKQQSQVADKIGFAAAPVAATPKGSHWLWAWALAVPKTSKQQDAARKFIAWATSKQYIEMAGKDEGWASVPPGTRTSTYQRPEYKAAAPFSDFVLKAIETADPNDPSLKKVPYTGVQYVGIPEFQSFGTVVGQAIAGAVAGQTTVDQALAAGQAAADRAVRQAGYKK from the coding sequence ATGCAACGAAAGATGCTCGATGCCGCCGCACGCTGCTTCGCCGGAGCCGCGCTCGCGACGGCCGCGTGCGCGGCGTCCGCCGGCACGCTGACGATCGCGACGCTGAACAACCCGGACATGATCGAGTTGAAGAAGCTGTCGCCGGCGTTCGAGAAGGCGAACCCCGACATCAAGCTGAACTGGGTGATCCTCGAGGAGAACGTGCTGCGCCAGCGCGCGACCACCGACATCACGACCGGCAGCGGCCAGTTCGACGTGATGGCGATCGGCACCTACGAGACGCCGCAGTGGGGCAAGCGCGGCTGGCTCGCGCCGATGACGGGGCTGCCCGCCGACTACGACCTGAACGACATCGTGAAGACCGCGCGCGACAGCCTGTCGTACAACGGCCAGCTGTATGCGCTGCCGTTCTACGTCGAGAGCTCGATGACGTTCTACCGCAAGGACCTGTTCGCGGCGAAGGGGCTCAAGATGCCCGACCAGCCGACCTACGACCAGATCGCCGAGTTCGCGGACAAGCTCACCGACAAGGCGAAGGGCACCTACGGGATCTGCCTGCGCGGCAAGGCCGGGTGGGGCGAGAACATGGCGTACGTGTCGACGGTCGTGAACACGTTCGGCGGGCGCTGGTTCGACGAGAACTGGAACGCGCAGCTGACGTCGCCGGAATGGAAGAAGGCGATCGGCTTCTACGTGAACCTGCTGAAGAAGGACGGGCCGCCGGGAGCGAGCTCGAACGGCTTCAACGAGAACCTGACGCTGACCGCCTCGGGCAAGTGCGCGATGTGGATCGACGCGACGGTCGCGGCCGGGATGCTCTATAACAAGCAGCAGTCGCAGGTCGCCGACAAGATCGGTTTCGCCGCCGCGCCTGTGGCCGCCACGCCGAAGGGCTCGCACTGGCTGTGGGCGTGGGCGCTGGCCGTGCCGAAGACGTCGAAGCAGCAGGACGCCGCGCGCAAGTTCATCGCGTGGGCGACGTCGAAGCAGTACATCGAGATGGCCGGCAAGGACGAAGGCTGGGCATCGGTGCCGCCGGGCACCCGCACGTCGACCTACCAGCGTCCCGAGTACAAGGCCGCCGCGCCGTTCTCGGATTTCGTGCTGAAGGCGATCGAGACGGCCGACCCGAACGATCCGTCGCTGAAGAAGGTGCCGTACACGGGCGTGCAGTACGTCGGGATTCCTGAATTCCAGTCGTTCGGCACGGTGGTCGGCCAGGCGATCGCGGGGGCGGTCGCCGGCCAGACGACGGTCGACCAGGCGCTCGCCGCCGGGCAGGCCGCCGCCGACCGCGCGGTCCGGCAGGCCGGCTACAAGAAGTAA